A portion of the Methanomicrobia archaeon genome contains these proteins:
- a CDS encoding tetrahydromethanopterin S-methyltransferase subunit A, with protein sequence MLKVKPPDEYPPEEGRYLRGNDYSPVAVCAILNTYDFKIPQRITDIVRVSIEAGAALAGTLQTENIGIEKIVANVVANPNIRYIVLCAVESPGHLCGEALIALLEHGVDEQKKIIGTEALTPFLYNLPIESIERFRKQVKLINILNEGNPDEIKAAVRACYQEEPTEFRGYLLSDLGAYPEPPIVQPLTWRITEPWKVVTKEEERRLTEIREKAASAGKKESRR encoded by the coding sequence ATGTTGAAGGTAAAGCCCCCGGACGAATATCCACCGGAAGAGGGCCGCTATCTGCGGGGGAATGATTACTCGCCCGTAGCCGTTTGCGCCATCTTGAATACGTATGACTTCAAGATACCACAGCGTATTACGGACATCGTTCGGGTTTCGATCGAAGCCGGCGCCGCATTGGCCGGCACGCTCCAGACTGAGAACATCGGCATTGAGAAGATCGTTGCGAACGTGGTGGCCAATCCGAACATACGATATATCGTGCTCTGCGCCGTGGAGTCCCCGGGGCATCTCTGCGGCGAGGCTCTGATCGCGTTGCTGGAGCACGGCGTTGATGAGCAGAAGAAGATTATCGGCACTGAAGCGCTCACACCCTTCCTGTATAACCTGCCGATCGAATCGATCGAGCGGTTCAGGAAGCAGGTGAAGCTGATTAATATCCTGAACGAAGGGAACCCGGATGAGATAAAAGCGGCGGTACGGGCCTGTTATCAGGAGGAGCCAACCGAGTTTCGCGGCTACCTGCTCTCTGATCTCGGTGCGTATCCCGAGCCGCCAATTGTGCAGCCACTCACGTGGCGGATAACCGAGCCCTGGAAGGTCGTTACGAAGGAGGAAGAGCGGCGACTGACGGAGATCAGGGAGAAAGCAGCATCTGCGGGGAAGAAAGAATCCCGAAGGTGA
- the arsM gene encoding arsenite methyltransferase, translating to MNREKEIKEYVKDRYARIASTGDSCCPGCACSADRVQPAEAIGYSERELSSVPEGAVLGLGCGNPTALAELQVGETVLDLGPGGGLDVFLAAQKVGAQGKVIGVDMTPEMIEKARENARKGHYLTVEFRLGELENLPIEDNSIDVIISNCVINLSPDKRAAFKEAFRVLRPNGRILISDVVTEGELPEDVRRSFEAWAGCIAGALEKQEYLDTIRKAGFRNVMIVGEHFYSVPNRDDRLTGNLSSIHVRAYKC from the coding sequence ATGAACCGAGAAAAAGAGATTAAAGAATATGTGAAGGATCGATACGCGAGGATTGCATCCACGGGGGATTCGTGTTGCCCAGGTTGTGCGTGCTCTGCTGATCGTGTTCAACCGGCTGAGGCGATAGGGTACTCGGAACGAGAACTCAGCAGCGTCCCCGAGGGTGCCGTGCTGGGGCTCGGTTGTGGCAATCCAACAGCACTGGCAGAACTACAGGTGGGTGAAACCGTTCTGGACCTTGGCCCCGGCGGGGGGTTGGATGTCTTCCTCGCAGCCCAAAAAGTCGGTGCTCAAGGGAAAGTCATTGGTGTCGACATGACGCCGGAGATGATTGAAAAGGCGCGAGAAAACGCCAGGAAAGGCCACTACCTAACTGTTGAGTTCCGGCTCGGCGAACTAGAAAACCTACCGATCGAGGATAATTCTATTGACGTCATCATCAGCAACTGCGTCATCAATCTCTCACCGGATAAACGAGCCGCGTTCAAGGAAGCGTTCAGGGTCTTGAGGCCGAATGGCAGGATCCTTATATCCGACGTGGTAACCGAAGGAGAACTCCCCGAGGACGTCCGACGGAGCTTCGAAGCCTGGGCAGGCTGTATCGCCGGCGCTCTGGAGAAGCAGGAATATCTGGATACGATCAGGAAAGCGGGTTTCCGGAATGTGATGATCGTTGGTGAACATTTTTATAGCGTGCCTAACAGGGACGATAGACTTACCGGTAATCTCAGTAGCATCCACGTACGGGCATACAAATGTTGA
- a CDS encoding ABC transporter ATP-binding protein, translated as MEAIDVRDLSKSFNGLSAVDRVTFTVHQGEIFGFLGPNGAGKTTTVRMLTGVLKPDAGEARVRGHDLKTDLVKAKAVLGVVPETANAYGDLTAWGNLMLIASLYGIPRRDGEQRAARLLTEFGLYERRASKVKGFSKGMKQRLMLAMALVSNPEVLFLDEPTSGLDVQSARSIRQKIRALRDEGRTVFLTSHNMQEVSMLCDRVEIINRGQMVALESPEILRHRIGGTVTVEFSFDKTPSSPPPSAERIGDAYRLYTTEPHEVISSIMGFATRNGLKLISVNVQSPSLEDVFVKLTGGAPE; from the coding sequence ATGGAAGCAATCGACGTAAGGGACCTGAGCAAGAGTTTTAACGGGCTGAGCGCTGTTGATCGCGTTACGTTCACGGTGCATCAGGGCGAGATCTTCGGCTTCCTCGGGCCCAATGGCGCGGGTAAGACGACCACGGTACGCATGCTCACCGGCGTGCTCAAGCCGGATGCCGGAGAGGCTCGGGTACGGGGGCATGACCTCAAAACGGATCTGGTGAAGGCGAAGGCCGTACTGGGCGTGGTGCCCGAGACGGCGAATGCCTATGGTGATCTAACCGCCTGGGGCAACCTCATGCTCATCGCGTCGCTCTATGGCATCCCACGACGCGACGGTGAGCAGCGAGCAGCCCGCCTGCTCACGGAATTCGGGCTCTATGAGCGGCGAGCGAGCAAGGTGAAGGGCTTCTCGAAAGGCATGAAGCAGCGGCTCATGCTCGCGATGGCACTTGTGAGTAACCCGGAGGTTCTCTTTCTCGATGAGCCGACGAGCGGCCTGGACGTCCAGAGTGCGCGATCGATCAGGCAGAAGATACGGGCGCTCAGGGATGAGGGCCGGACGGTCTTTCTCACGTCCCACAACATGCAGGAGGTGAGCATGCTCTGCGATCGCGTGGAGATCATCAACCGCGGTCAGATGGTGGCCCTTGAAAGCCCCGAGATCTTGCGGCACCGGATCGGTGGTACGGTAACCGTCGAGTTCAGCTTCGACAAAACACCCAGCAGCCCGCCACCCAGCGCCGAGCGCATAGGTGATGCCTACCGGCTGTATACCACCGAGCCGCACGAGGTGATCAGCTCGATCATGGGGTTCGCCACACGTAACGGATTGAAGCTTATCAGTGTAAACGTTCAGTCCCCCTCGCTGGAGGACGTCTTCGTGAAACTAACGGGAGGCGCACCTGAATGA
- a CDS encoding thioredoxin family protein → MKILGTGCPKCRKAYANAQRAIADLGIEVKLEKVEDFDEILRYGVMITPTVVIDGRVRASGRIPSREELKQWLQECPARLS, encoded by the coding sequence ATAAAGATTCTGGGCACGGGCTGCCCCAAATGCCGGAAGGCGTACGCGAATGCGCAGCGCGCGATTGCGGATCTCGGCATCGAGGTGAAGCTGGAGAAGGTGGAAGATTTCGACGAGATACTGCGCTACGGTGTTATGATAACACCCACGGTCGTTATCGACGGGCGGGTACGGGCGAGCGGCAGAATACCGAGTAGGGAGGAACTGAAACAATGGCTGCAGGAATGCCCGGCCCGTTTAAGCTAA
- a CDS encoding ABC transporter permease gives MSMKVWAITRKDIQLYYFKGPVVIFGVLFPLFLFLAFTIGRDLPAAFLIPGLMAMTLFFTATSVSPVIMPWETQMRTLERLISCPISVRTLILGDILASFIFGVCISAVPVAVGVALGVGVRSPIILLAAIILAAFCFSALGLLFSTPPTSLVSNIMMLSTFVKFPVIFISGIFIPVEQMPGWGVAVASLSPLTYFTDLARYALQGYAYYPVSVDFAALLGFSALFLLLAVKLHERALPKRF, from the coding sequence ATGAGTATGAAGGTCTGGGCGATCACCAGGAAGGACATCCAGCTCTACTACTTTAAGGGGCCCGTGGTCATCTTCGGCGTATTGTTCCCGCTCTTCCTCTTCCTCGCCTTCACCATCGGCCGCGACTTGCCCGCGGCGTTCCTCATACCCGGGCTCATGGCCATGACCCTCTTCTTCACTGCCACCTCGGTCTCGCCGGTGATCATGCCGTGGGAGACGCAGATGAGGACGCTGGAGCGGCTCATCTCCTGCCCTATCTCCGTGCGAACCCTGATACTGGGCGATATCCTGGCCAGTTTCATCTTCGGCGTCTGCATCTCGGCCGTGCCCGTTGCCGTGGGCGTTGCGCTCGGTGTTGGCGTGCGGAGCCCGATCATCTTACTCGCAGCGATCATCCTCGCCGCGTTCTGTTTCTCCGCGCTCGGCTTGCTCTTCTCCACACCGCCGACGAGCCTGGTCTCGAACATCATGATGCTCTCCACGTTCGTGAAGTTCCCGGTGATCTTCATCAGTGGTATCTTCATCCCGGTCGAGCAGATGCCGGGCTGGGGTGTCGCGGTAGCCTCGCTCTCACCACTGACCTATTTCACCGATCTGGCGCGATATGCACTGCAGGGCTATGCCTATTACCCGGTCTCCGTGGATTTCGCGGCTTTGCTCGGCTTTTCCGCACTATTCCTGCTCCTCGCGGTGAAGCTGCATGAACGCGCACTGCCGAAGCGATTTTAA
- a CDS encoding cupin domain-containing protein codes for MVDLIDHFDIQGRIEYDENAPVKHDLLKTEWFNAVLVCLEAGQEIPPHPEPYAVLFIVLDGEGTITVGIERYDVTPTHVIFAPQGSVRGIAPRTRMSILGIQQPH; via the coding sequence ATGGTAGACCTGATAGACCACTTTGATATACAGGGACGTATCGAATACGATGAGAACGCTCCGGTCAAACACGACCTGCTCAAGACCGAATGGTTTAATGCCGTCCTGGTATGCCTGGAGGCAGGGCAGGAGATCCCGCCGCATCCCGAGCCTTATGCGGTCCTGTTCATCGTGCTTGACGGTGAGGGCACCATAACCGTCGGTATTGAGCGCTATGATGTTACGCCGACGCACGTGATCTTCGCTCCTCAGGGCAGCGTGCGGGGCATAGCACCACGCACACGTATGAGCATTCTGGGCATCCAGCAGCCGCATTAA
- a CDS encoding ArsR family transcriptional regulator — MGASENEVSVAARKKKRAVACNHGYSCNIPASYEIPLETLERVKEATAVDVGAPVTVFKALADPLRLRILKALRVSDLCVCVLIELLDCEYSKLSYHLGVLKKAGLVTCTQNGTFLIYHLTEFGRVVLGGVDAIKSQD, encoded by the coding sequence ATGGGCGCATCAGAGAATGAGGTGAGCGTTGCAGCACGCAAAAAGAAGCGAGCGGTGGCATGCAACCACGGCTATAGCTGCAACATTCCTGCTTCATACGAGATCCCCCTGGAGACGTTAGAGCGCGTCAAAGAGGCGACGGCAGTGGACGTGGGCGCACCCGTCACCGTATTCAAAGCGCTTGCAGACCCGCTCCGGCTGCGGATCTTGAAGGCGTTGCGTGTTTCTGACCTCTGTGTCTGTGTCCTGATAGAACTTCTCGATTGCGAATATTCAAAGCTGTCGTATCACCTGGGCGTGCTGAAGAAAGCAGGACTGGTAACGTGCACACAAAACGGAACGTTTCTCATCTACCATCTCACGGAGTTCGGACGGGTGGTACTCGGCGGTGTGGACGCGATTAAAAGCCAGGATTGA
- a CDS encoding rhodanese-like domain-containing protein, which yields MKKSSSRGRGRGRGAIFVVLLVLAFVLVAVLIPVYGAVTPPVKQGITVTDFTTDKDLYSARGVMNVSLAVYSPENVSGALVRVEGVLSSKGVKYVTYSSKTNLTIGENTFAFTKTLPSCSSCAGISQGTYYLEATVTHGGEVVKATHSIAITSVPNRVIPVDIVVEETRRLVDSDSPEVVLLDVRNATDYDAAHIKGAISVPLANFTNSTAALNKSDKIVVYCEDGANSTLATTVLIEQGFERVYTVVGGINAWNESNYPLTSTAEETPATPGFELMLALTVVLTVASRVRERRRA from the coding sequence ATGAAGAAGAGCTCTAGCAGAGGTAGAGGTAGAGGTAGAGGTGCTATCTTCGTGGTACTGCTGGTGCTGGCGTTCGTGCTCGTGGCGGTTCTCATACCCGTGTATGGTGCCGTTACGCCGCCGGTCAAGCAAGGGATCACGGTCACCGACTTTACGACTGATAAGGATCTCTATTCGGCGCGGGGGGTGATGAATGTTTCCTTAGCCGTGTATTCACCGGAGAACGTGTCCGGGGCACTCGTGCGGGTGGAGGGCGTGCTGAGCAGCAAAGGGGTGAAATACGTCACTTATTCGAGCAAGACGAACCTCACCATTGGCGAGAATACGTTCGCCTTTACCAAGACACTACCCTCGTGCTCTTCCTGCGCAGGGATCTCTCAGGGCACGTATTACCTTGAGGCGACCGTCACCCACGGCGGCGAGGTAGTAAAAGCAACGCACAGCATTGCGATCACCTCGGTGCCCAACCGTGTCATTCCCGTGGATATCGTGGTGGAGGAGACGCGGCGGCTGGTCGATTCGGACTCACCAGAAGTCGTTCTGCTGGACGTGCGGAATGCGACGGACTATGACGCAGCGCACATTAAGGGCGCGATCTCCGTGCCGCTCGCAAACTTCACGAATAGCACCGCGGCATTGAACAAGAGCGATAAGATCGTGGTGTACTGTGAAGACGGGGCGAACAGCACGCTCGCTACGACCGTGCTGATCGAGCAGGGCTTCGAGCGGGTATATACCGTGGTCGGCGGGATCAATGCGTGGAACGAGAGCAACTATCCCCTGACTTCGACCGCGGAGGAAACCCCGGCGACACCGGGCTTCGAGCTGATGCTGGCACTGACCGTGGTTTTGACCGTGGCCTCTCGGGTACGGGAGAGAAGGCGCGCTTGA
- a CDS encoding adenylyltransferase — MVRYARQLKLLGEAGQKRLRAATVTIAGAGGLGSVSAAYLTAAGIGHIRIVDDDVVELSNLNRQMLHWDDDLGTQKADSFRRKLSCMNPAAVVTMVTQRIDEETVTEIVRDSDAIVDALDNFHTRYLLNRAALQTGIPYFYGGVQGFDGQAATIIPGKTACLRCIFPEAYPSEPVSVIGPTCGVIGSIQAAEVVKYPTGVGLVYERYNRGELISDDEVTLLFDPETFQPRVNIRYNLDHAAAKGIIDQGMKNDLISGT, encoded by the coding sequence TTGGTGCGATACGCACGACAACTGAAACTCCTCGGTGAGGCTGGTCAGAAACGGCTCAGAGCGGCAACCGTGACCATTGCTGGGGCTGGCGGACTCGGCTCGGTCTCAGCGGCGTATTTAACGGCTGCGGGAATCGGCCATATTCGCATCGTTGATGACGATGTGGTTGAGCTCAGCAATCTTAACCGCCAGATGCTACATTGGGATGATGATCTCGGGACGCAGAAAGCCGACTCGTTTCGGAGAAAGCTCTCCTGCATGAATCCTGCTGCTGTCGTGACGATGGTCACGCAGCGCATCGATGAGGAGACGGTTACCGAGATCGTGCGTGATTCAGATGCGATTGTGGACGCGCTCGACAATTTTCACACGCGGTACCTCCTCAACCGCGCTGCACTGCAAACCGGCATCCCTTATTTCTACGGTGGCGTGCAGGGCTTCGACGGTCAGGCGGCAACGATCATTCCCGGAAAGACCGCCTGTTTGCGCTGCATATTCCCCGAAGCGTATCCATCAGAGCCGGTATCGGTAATCGGTCCCACCTGTGGGGTGATCGGTTCCATACAAGCAGCGGAGGTCGTGAAATATCCGACGGGCGTTGGGCTCGTTTACGAGCGATATAACCGCGGCGAGCTAATCTCGGACGACGAAGTCACGTTACTTTTTGATCCCGAGACGTTCCAGCCACGGGTAAATATACGATACAACCTCGATCACGCCGCCGCGAAGGGCATTATCGATCAGGGGATGAAGAATGACCTGATATCCGGAACGTGA
- the arsB gene encoding ACR3 family arsenite efflux transporter, producing MEQQERKLGIWEKYLYVWVILCILAGTLLGRAYPQLAEYLALLEVAHISIPIAICLFAMIYPIMVQICFDDVKRALLTPKPIATTLFMNWAIKPFTMAFFAWLFLTVVFAPYLPQGSTLTPLGEIPLIQQYVAGLILLGVAPCTAMVLVWSYLAKGNMAHTLVMTAINSLTMVVLYAPLATVLIGVSGIQVPWMTIALAVLIYICTPLVAGWITRDQAIKRKGMDWFECRCCPALGKISIIALLVTLIVLFTYQGETIVELPAIIGMITVGIFVNILVVFAITYLIAKPIKLGYEDAAPTAIIAGSNHFEVAIAVATTLFGLNSGAALATVVGVLTEVPIMLFLVWLCKRTRGFFG from the coding sequence ATGGAACAGCAGGAGCGGAAACTGGGCATCTGGGAGAAATACCTCTACGTCTGGGTGATCCTCTGCATCCTTGCAGGCACACTGCTCGGCAGAGCGTATCCGCAGCTCGCGGAGTATCTCGCACTTCTGGAGGTGGCGCACATCTCCATACCCATTGCGATCTGCCTCTTTGCCATGATCTACCCCATCATGGTTCAGATCTGCTTTGATGATGTGAAGCGTGCACTTCTAACGCCCAAGCCAATCGCGACAACGCTCTTCATGAACTGGGCGATCAAGCCGTTCACCATGGCCTTCTTCGCCTGGCTCTTCCTCACCGTGGTATTTGCACCGTACCTACCCCAGGGCTCCACACTCACGCCGCTCGGTGAGATACCGCTCATTCAGCAGTATGTCGCGGGCTTGATTCTGCTCGGTGTCGCGCCCTGTACCGCGATGGTTCTCGTCTGGAGCTACCTCGCGAAGGGGAACATGGCGCACACGCTCGTGATGACCGCGATCAACTCGCTCACGATGGTCGTCCTCTACGCGCCGCTCGCAACCGTTCTCATCGGCGTCTCCGGGATCCAGGTGCCGTGGATGACCATAGCGCTTGCGGTACTCATTTACATCTGCACCCCACTGGTCGCGGGCTGGATAACCCGGGACCAGGCGATCAAGCGGAAGGGAATGGACTGGTTTGAATGCCGGTGCTGTCCTGCCCTGGGGAAAATATCGATCATCGCGCTCTTGGTCACGCTCATCGTGCTCTTCACCTACCAGGGTGAAACGATCGTCGAGCTGCCCGCCATTATCGGTATGATCACGGTCGGCATCTTCGTGAATATTCTCGTTGTCTTCGCGATTACGTATCTCATTGCGAAACCCATCAAATTGGGGTATGAGGATGCCGCGCCCACCGCGATCATCGCGGGCAGCAACCACTTCGAAGTTGCGATCGCCGTCGCCACCACCCTGTTCGGGTTGAATTCCGGCGCAGCGCTCGCGACCGTCGTCGGTGTGCTCACGGAGGTGCCGATCATGCTCTTCCTTGTCTGGTTGTGTAAACGCACGCGGGGGTTCTTTGGATGA
- a CDS encoding sulfite exporter TauE/SafE family protein has protein sequence MRSWRVKIMLDALVNDVIANTEFVLLVAFLLGVLTSISPCPRATNIAAIAYISRDVKDPRHTPFTGLTYTLGRIVAYSVMGVGILVLGMNVIDLSLALQGIHGTILGMVMSVTGLVMIGLIHINLTFGSGGLTERLGQKAASFGLVGAFLLGVLFALAFCPYSAVLFFGALIPLGLASDSGLILPAI, from the coding sequence ATGCGCTCATGGCGGGTGAAGATTATGCTTGATGCTCTTGTCAACGATGTGATCGCGAACACGGAATTCGTCCTTCTCGTCGCGTTCCTGCTCGGCGTCTTGACCTCTATCAGTCCCTGCCCGCGCGCCACTAATATCGCTGCCATCGCGTATATTTCTCGTGACGTAAAGGATCCGCGTCACACGCCCTTCACGGGGCTCACGTACACGTTGGGCCGCATCGTTGCCTACTCGGTAATGGGTGTGGGCATCCTGGTGCTCGGCATGAATGTGATTGATCTTTCGCTTGCGCTCCAGGGTATTCACGGCACAATCTTAGGCATGGTGATGAGTGTTACCGGGCTGGTTATGATCGGACTGATCCATATTAACCTGACGTTTGGTAGCGGTGGTCTTACTGAGCGGCTCGGCCAGAAGGCCGCGAGCTTCGGCCTGGTCGGTGCATTCCTTCTTGGCGTGCTCTTCGCGCTCGCCTTCTGTCCTTACAGCGCCGTGCTGTTCTTCGGTGCGCTGATACCGCTCGGGCTCGCCTCTGACTCAGGACTCATTCTTCCTGCAATTTAG
- a CDS encoding NifU family protein has product MIEKVREVIEKEIKPLLMMEGGSIELVGVDDGIVKVKLQGACAGCPMSQYTLVNFVEATLRERIPEVKGVVRVHEFMGFQ; this is encoded by the coding sequence ATGATTGAAAAGGTGAGAGAAGTCATTGAGAAAGAGATCAAACCGCTCCTTATGATGGAGGGCGGTAGTATCGAGCTGGTGGGCGTGGATGATGGTATCGTCAAAGTGAAGTTGCAGGGCGCCTGTGCGGGCTGCCCCATGAGTCAGTACACGCTGGTGAATTTCGTCGAGGCGACCCTACGGGAGCGAATCCCCGAGGTTAAGGGCGTCGTCCGCGTACATGAGTTCATGGGTTTCCAGTAA